In the genome of Physeter macrocephalus isolate SW-GA chromosome 20, ASM283717v5, whole genome shotgun sequence, one region contains:
- the LOC114484562 gene encoding rho guanine nucleotide exchange factor 10-like, producing the protein MVGTSLGVVVALPVPRLQGIPKVTGRGLVSYHAHNGPVKFLVVATAAPKADRDKPRDSPPPGAEPQDEEQRAALPGEPSRSGPDAVWLGASLGSLAQASDVSSTSGSPTPSQGSGSLGPRSEESFVQDALRLPCSSPGRGRRARKAKASSALVACGGQGHRRVSRKARQQRPEELASSVMVWQIPLLNV; encoded by the exons ATGGTCGGCACCAGCCTGGGCGTCGTGGTGGCCCTGCCCGTCCCTCGTCTGCAGGGGATCCCCAAGGTGACCG GACGAGGCCTGGTCTCCTACCATGCTCACAACGGGCCCGTCAAGTTCCTGGTCGTGGCCACAGCCGCTCCCAAGGCGGACAGAGACAAGCCCAGGGACAGCCCGCCCCCCGGTGCCGAGCCCCAGGATGAAGAGCAGAGGGCCGCGCTCCCCGGCGAGCCGAGCCGCAGCGGCCCCGACGCCGTCTGGCTGGGGGCTTCGCTGGGCTCCCTCGCCCAGGCCAGCGACGTCTCCTCCACGTCCGGGTCCCCGACGCCTTCCCAGGGCTCGGGCTCCCTGGGGCCCCGCTCAGAGGAGAGCTTCGTGCAGGACGCCCTGCGGCTCCCCTGCAGCTCCCCCGGCCGAGGGCGGCGGGCCAGGAAGGCCAAGGCCAGCTCCGCGCTGGTGGCCTGCGGGGGACAGGGCCACCGGCGGGTGAGCAGGAAGGCCAGGCAGCAGCGGCCCGAGGAGCTGGCCTCGTCCGTCATGGTCTGGCAGATCCCCCTGCTGAACGTGTGA